One part of the Corallococcus caeni genome encodes these proteins:
- a CDS encoding carboxypeptidase regulatory-like domain-containing protein produces the protein MKAFIRHPKGWGALALALVVLASVPLLAAAPSSQVPPAGASAHEPPSGQRNAVWLVLRQKADLSAAPGIKDWAARGRFVTHQLQTVAQDSQTNLRNELTRRGLKYQSAWIINAIRVDADATTTKALSQHPDVERVVRDVRFQIPKPLPGPTVHPTAIEWNIARVRAPEVWASLGTRGEGITVGSIDTGAQFDHPALARQYRGRLPDGTVDHNYNWFDPSQVCGSPSLTPCDNVGHGTHTMGTMVGDDGDPGENQIGVAPGVRWMTAKGCEDLSCSTSALLAAAQWMLAPTDLTGNNPRPELRPQIINNSWGDGPTDPVFQPIVQTWIAAGIFPVFSNGNEGELGCGTSGIPGAYPESYSVGAFDINDAIAPFSGRGPSAFGGITKPDVAAPGVNVRSSVPGGGYEAWSGTSMAAPHVAATVALMWSAAPSLMGDVAATRALLDATAVDREDLSCGGAPGDNNVWGEGTLDAFRAVELSPRGPTGLLTGVATAPETGAALPGVRIDVTGPSERTTVTDDVGRYSLVLPVGTYTVSATLFGRAPVTVTGVVVSEGGTVTQDFSLAQVPSHAVAGRVTDPSGTPVPGATVTVLGTPLPPAITGPDGRYRFEQVPEGTYDVQVEAGGCFEPLTRTLTVDGDETLDFALSGRSDAFGYFCRVQSPSYVDATTVVPLSGDDASIELPLPFPFTFYGQTYDKVFVSTNGTLNFLEHNAYFSNTPIPDVAVPNAAIYALWDDLYVDAAASVRILERGVAPAREFVIEWRNVAFLTDQSQRVSFEVVLSENGAVLMQYRDIDANSALEQGGSATVGIENESGTTALMTSFNMPSLSSDRAIRFDLPPSGFVQGVVTDANDGLPVADATVRALRGNSVFRSVTTNAQGRYRMQLPLGTYGLAVSAVNYETQSGGVRLLVDDEVVNRDWALRTARAAVSPQVLELIVPPGQRRVRTLTLSNTGSAPLRWEMAEAGGEQMRPTPLHTRVRDAKAEPNGRTARRQLGLTATPGWSASLAGDVLKSWPATGLDVPWGVGYTQNVWVSDAAQRFNHEFTVAGAATGLTWATPWSGEWPADMAYDATRGWMCQLAVGGDNGIHCWDPLTGVEMDSITGAFPWTGISQRGLAYRPDDDTFYVGGWNEGIIYHVQGLSHPDRGAVIGQCSPPDSAISGLAWNGSFGVLWAATNSPTDTLYELNPATCTVLNTLAHPTPGFNGGGLEMDEHGNLWMVAQGTRQVYLLESGVPAFTDVPWLSERPQRGTLAPGQHQDVAVTVDTTGLAPGIYQATLFVRTNSGRQPLLQVRVSLLVPAYQQAVNAGGAPYVDRLGDRWAADQRYRQNGWGYLDPSERVATNRPIAGTVEDPLYQRGRRGFVEYRFDNLPAGVYQLELRFAEIQDQPRLRRVYDVVAETQLVLPAHDIANEVGQLTADDHSFFLTVTDGQLNLRLVPREGFGVPLINAIRVTQRPDR, from the coding sequence ATGAAAGCCTTCATTCGACACCCCAAGGGCTGGGGTGCGCTCGCGCTCGCCCTGGTCGTGCTCGCCTCGGTGCCGCTCCTCGCCGCAGCCCCTTCGTCCCAGGTGCCGCCAGCGGGGGCGTCTGCCCATGAGCCTCCTTCGGGCCAGCGCAACGCCGTCTGGCTGGTGCTCCGGCAGAAGGCGGACCTGAGCGCGGCCCCTGGAATCAAGGACTGGGCCGCCCGGGGCCGCTTCGTCACCCATCAATTGCAGACAGTGGCCCAGGACAGTCAGACGAACCTGCGCAACGAGCTGACCCGCCGCGGATTGAAGTACCAGTCCGCCTGGATCATCAATGCCATCCGGGTGGACGCGGACGCCACCACCACCAAGGCGCTGTCCCAGCACCCCGACGTCGAGCGGGTGGTGCGGGACGTGCGGTTCCAGATTCCCAAGCCCCTCCCCGGCCCCACGGTCCACCCCACCGCGATCGAGTGGAACATCGCCCGGGTCAGGGCCCCGGAGGTCTGGGCGTCCCTGGGCACCCGCGGCGAGGGCATCACCGTGGGCAGCATCGACACCGGCGCCCAGTTCGACCATCCCGCGCTGGCCCGCCAGTACCGGGGGCGCCTGCCGGACGGCACCGTGGACCACAACTACAACTGGTTCGACCCGTCCCAGGTGTGCGGCAGCCCGTCGCTGACACCCTGTGACAACGTGGGGCACGGCACGCACACGATGGGCACCATGGTGGGCGACGACGGCGATCCGGGAGAGAACCAGATTGGCGTGGCACCGGGTGTGCGGTGGATGACCGCCAAGGGGTGCGAGGATTTGAGCTGCTCCACGTCCGCCTTGCTGGCTGCCGCGCAGTGGATGCTGGCTCCCACGGACCTGACGGGCAACAACCCGCGCCCGGAGCTGCGGCCCCAGATCATCAACAACTCCTGGGGGGACGGGCCCACGGATCCGGTCTTCCAGCCCATCGTGCAGACCTGGATCGCCGCCGGCATCTTTCCGGTCTTCTCCAATGGCAATGAGGGCGAGCTGGGGTGCGGCACCTCCGGCATCCCCGGCGCCTATCCGGAGTCCTACAGCGTGGGCGCGTTCGACATCAATGACGCCATCGCGCCGTTCTCCGGCCGGGGTCCCTCGGCGTTTGGCGGCATCACCAAGCCGGACGTCGCGGCGCCGGGCGTGAACGTGCGCAGCAGCGTCCCAGGTGGGGGCTACGAGGCCTGGAGCGGCACCTCCATGGCCGCTCCCCACGTCGCGGCCACGGTCGCACTGATGTGGTCGGCGGCCCCCTCGCTGATGGGGGACGTGGCCGCCACGCGCGCGCTGCTGGACGCGACGGCGGTGGACCGGGAAGACCTCAGCTGCGGGGGCGCGCCCGGCGACAACAACGTCTGGGGCGAAGGGACCCTGGATGCCTTCCGCGCCGTCGAGCTCTCTCCGCGCGGACCGACGGGGCTGCTCACGGGCGTTGCCACGGCCCCGGAGACGGGCGCCGCGCTCCCAGGGGTCCGCATCGACGTGACGGGGCCCAGCGAGAGGACGACGGTGACGGACGACGTGGGGCGCTACTCCCTCGTGCTTCCCGTGGGCACCTACACGGTGTCCGCCACCCTGTTCGGCCGCGCGCCGGTCACCGTGACCGGGGTCGTGGTGAGCGAGGGGGGCACCGTCACCCAGGACTTCTCCCTGGCCCAGGTGCCCTCGCACGCCGTCGCGGGCCGCGTCACGGACCCGTCGGGCACGCCGGTGCCCGGCGCCACGGTCACCGTGCTGGGCACGCCGCTGCCGCCCGCCATCACCGGTCCGGACGGGCGCTACCGGTTCGAACAGGTGCCGGAGGGCACGTATGACGTCCAGGTGGAGGCGGGCGGGTGCTTCGAGCCGCTGACGCGCACGCTGACCGTGGACGGCGACGAGACGCTGGACTTCGCGCTGAGCGGCCGGTCGGACGCGTTCGGCTACTTCTGCCGCGTCCAGAGCCCCAGCTACGTCGACGCCACCACGGTCGTCCCGCTGTCGGGGGACGACGCATCCATCGAACTGCCGCTGCCCTTCCCGTTCACCTTCTACGGGCAGACGTACGACAAGGTCTTCGTTTCGACCAATGGCACGCTGAACTTCCTCGAGCACAACGCGTACTTCAGCAACACCCCGATACCGGACGTCGCGGTCCCCAACGCGGCCATCTACGCGCTCTGGGACGACCTCTACGTGGACGCGGCGGCCAGCGTCCGGATCCTCGAACGGGGCGTGGCGCCCGCCCGCGAGTTCGTCATCGAGTGGCGCAACGTCGCCTTCCTCACGGACCAGAGCCAGCGCGTGAGCTTCGAGGTCGTGCTCTCCGAGAACGGGGCGGTGCTCATGCAGTACCGCGACATCGACGCCAACAGCGCGCTGGAGCAGGGCGGCTCGGCGACGGTGGGCATCGAGAACGAGTCCGGCACCACCGCGCTCATGACGTCGTTCAACATGCCCTCATTGAGCTCGGACCGGGCCATCCGCTTCGACCTGCCGCCCAGCGGCTTCGTGCAGGGCGTGGTGACGGATGCGAATGACGGGCTGCCTGTCGCGGACGCCACCGTGCGCGCCCTGCGGGGGAACAGCGTGTTCCGGAGCGTCACGACGAACGCGCAGGGCCGCTACCGCATGCAGCTACCGCTGGGGACGTACGGGCTCGCGGTGTCCGCGGTCAATTATGAGACGCAGTCCGGCGGCGTCAGGCTGTTGGTGGATGACGAGGTCGTGAACCGCGACTGGGCGCTGCGCACCGCCCGCGCCGCGGTCTCGCCCCAGGTGCTGGAGCTCATCGTCCCGCCGGGGCAGCGCCGGGTCCGCACGCTGACGCTGAGCAACACCGGCTCGGCGCCGCTGCGGTGGGAGATGGCCGAGGCGGGTGGCGAGCAGATGCGGCCCACGCCGCTGCACACGCGGGTCCGCGACGCGAAGGCTGAACCGAACGGCCGCACCGCGCGGCGGCAGTTGGGCCTTACGGCCACGCCCGGCTGGTCCGCGAGCCTGGCCGGGGACGTGCTGAAGAGCTGGCCCGCCACCGGGCTCGACGTGCCCTGGGGCGTGGGCTACACGCAGAACGTCTGGGTTTCGGATGCGGCCCAGCGCTTCAACCACGAGTTCACCGTGGCGGGCGCGGCCACGGGGCTGACCTGGGCGACGCCCTGGTCGGGCGAGTGGCCCGCGGACATGGCCTACGACGCCACGCGTGGATGGATGTGCCAGCTGGCCGTGGGCGGGGACAATGGCATCCACTGCTGGGACCCGCTCACGGGCGTGGAGATGGACTCCATCACCGGCGCGTTCCCGTGGACGGGCATCTCCCAGCGGGGCCTGGCCTACCGCCCGGATGACGACACCTTCTACGTGGGTGGCTGGAACGAAGGCATCATCTACCACGTCCAGGGCCTCTCCCATCCGGACCGGGGCGCGGTCATCGGGCAGTGCAGCCCCCCGGACAGCGCCATCTCCGGCCTGGCCTGGAACGGCTCGTTCGGAGTGCTCTGGGCGGCGACGAACAGCCCCACGGACACGCTCTACGAGCTCAACCCCGCCACCTGCACCGTGCTGAACACGCTGGCGCACCCGACCCCGGGCTTCAACGGTGGAGGCCTGGAGATGGATGAGCACGGCAACCTGTGGATGGTGGCCCAGGGCACCCGGCAGGTGTACCTGCTGGAGAGCGGCGTGCCGGCGTTCACGGACGTGCCCTGGCTGTCGGAGCGGCCCCAGCGAGGCACCCTGGCCCCCGGCCAGCATCAGGACGTCGCGGTCACGGTCGATACGACCGGGTTGGCGCCGGGCATCTACCAGGCCACGCTGTTCGTCCGGACCAACAGCGGGCGGCAGCCGCTGCTGCAGGTCCGGGTCAGCCTCCTCGTCCCGGCCTACCAGCAGGCGGTGAACGCGGGCGGCGCCCCGTATGTCGACCGGCTCGGGGACAGGTGGGCCGCGGACCAGCGCTACCGCCAGAATGGTTGGGGCTACCTGGATCCTTCGGAGCGGGTCGCGACGAACCGCCCCATCGCTGGAACGGTGGAGGATCCGCTCTACCAGCGTGGACGGCGGGGCTTCGTCGAGTACCGCTTCGACAACCTGCCCGCGGGCGTGTACCAGCTGGAGCTGCGCTTCGCGGAGATCCAGGACCAGCCGCGCCTGCGACGCGTCTACGACGTGGTGGCGGAGACCCAGCTGGTGCTGCCGGCGCATGACATCGCCAACGAGGTGGGGCAGCTGACGGCGGATGATCACAGCTTCTTCCTCACCGTCACCGACGGCCAGCTCAACCTGCGGCTGGTTCCGCGTGAGGGCTTCGGAGTGCCGCTCATCAATGCCATCCGGGTGACGCAGCGCCCGGATCGCTAA
- a CDS encoding J domain-containing protein yields the protein MVDLYAVLGVETTAEARDIRRAYLRRVRQYHPDLDPRPESTEHFLRIQAAYEELGDAAKRQRYDANHRDDARGAPFTPPPRAPAAGPFHTATPPAPEPRSTLNIPRGRMSVKVRMH from the coding sequence ATGGTGGACCTGTATGCGGTGCTTGGCGTGGAGACGACCGCAGAGGCACGCGACATCCGGCGCGCCTACCTGCGACGGGTGCGGCAGTACCACCCGGACCTGGACCCCCGGCCTGAATCCACGGAGCACTTCCTGCGCATCCAGGCCGCGTACGAGGAACTGGGTGACGCGGCGAAGCGCCAGCGCTACGACGCCAATCACCGTGACGATGCCCGGGGCGCTCCCTTCACGCCTCCGCCCCGGGCTCCCGCGGCGGGCCCCTTCCACACGGCGACGCCCCCAGCCCCGGAGCCAAGGTCGACGCTGAACATCCCCAGGGGGCGCATGAGCGTGAAGGTGCGGATGCATTGA
- a CDS encoding putative immunity protein, producing MPSIDDPIAPASRLSENLSMPILPKERDPRLITIRRGGSLTDEDHHLLAEWAAVCAEHVLPFFENACPKDTRPRDAIAVGRAWIRGEVPMREAHRTAFVANAAGRGLPDPARFAALAAGQAVAVAHVAAHYLGAAAYALRAATASVAEGDAEAARLKEIGWQRKRIPTSLRELVLEDQRARNDLCWGVFTG from the coding sequence GTGCCGTCGATCGACGATCCCATCGCGCCGGCGAGCAGGCTGAGCGAAAATCTGTCCATGCCGATCCTGCCGAAAGAGCGCGACCCTCGGTTGATCACGATTCGTCGTGGCGGGAGCCTGACCGACGAGGACCACCACCTGCTCGCGGAGTGGGCCGCCGTCTGCGCGGAGCACGTCCTGCCGTTCTTTGAGAACGCATGCCCCAAGGACACGCGCCCCCGTGACGCCATCGCCGTGGGACGGGCGTGGATCCGGGGCGAGGTGCCGATGCGTGAGGCCCACAGAACCGCGTTCGTGGCCAACGCCGCGGGGCGTGGGTTGCCTGACCCGGCCAGATTCGCCGCGCTCGCGGCAGGCCAGGCGGTGGCCGTTGCCCATGTCGCCGCGCACTACCTGGGCGCGGCGGCGTACGCCCTCCGGGCCGCCACCGCGTCGGTCGCCGAGGGTGACGCGGAAGCGGCCCGTCTGAAGGAAATCGGATGGCAGCGGAAGCGGATTCCCACCTCTCTCCGTGAACTCGTCCTGGAAGACCAGCGGGCGCGGAACGACCTCTGCTGGGGCGTCTTCACCGGGTGA
- a CDS encoding amidohydrolase family protein: protein MSTGASIPKPADAVPRYVLQGRVVTLNSQDEVLEQGRVLVRGSRIVAVEPSGGPLPEAFRDAPLIDTQGTLYPGLIDLHNHFVYDVLTLWRVPKRYLNRTQWPRHADYAPLISLPVRVLGGQAPSARAIVRYIEAKALLAGTTTGQGIRTRVSGGEALFRGAMRNIEEPRDDHLPAGSTRVMDLHDDAEDIESFRDALDSHAAYFYHLGEGVDDYAHRRYLDLAGHDLIQPSLVGIHSLGLQRPELDRMAGSGAKVVWSPFSNLLLYGQTLQVSDLLGAGVTFSLGCDWSPTGSKNLLQELKVARHEAARQGASLSSRALVRSVTADAARVAGWQTQVGTLRANALADLLVIAGTGGDPYDTLISATEKQVRLVTVDGVARFGDRALMEPLAFDPTHPSETWTVDGAEKAFYLWAEDSPLNDLGFEAARALLEEAMADLPDFQRRMELAEREGVGPAPFTLVLDNEPQDVFATGPESSAFVTDVHRVAGRITLDAPTVGGPDYWELLAAQNNLDDTLKQQLRQDYA from the coding sequence ATGAGCACCGGAGCATCCATCCCCAAGCCCGCCGACGCGGTCCCCCGCTACGTGCTGCAAGGCCGGGTGGTCACCCTCAACTCCCAGGACGAAGTGCTGGAGCAGGGGCGCGTCCTCGTGCGCGGCAGCCGCATCGTCGCGGTCGAGCCGTCGGGCGGCCCCCTCCCCGAGGCCTTCCGGGACGCGCCCCTCATCGACACCCAGGGGACGCTGTACCCGGGGCTCATCGACCTGCACAACCACTTCGTCTACGACGTGCTGACGCTGTGGCGGGTGCCGAAGCGATACCTCAATCGCACGCAGTGGCCGCGCCACGCGGACTACGCCCCGCTCATCTCCCTGCCGGTCCGCGTGCTCGGCGGGCAGGCGCCTTCGGCCCGCGCCATCGTCCGCTACATCGAAGCCAAGGCGCTGCTGGCTGGGACCACCACCGGCCAGGGGATCCGGACCCGGGTGTCCGGCGGAGAGGCCCTCTTCCGGGGCGCCATGCGCAACATCGAGGAGCCCCGCGACGACCACCTGCCCGCGGGCAGCACCCGCGTGATGGACCTGCATGACGACGCCGAGGACATCGAGTCTTTCCGCGACGCGCTGGACTCCCACGCCGCGTACTTCTACCACCTGGGCGAAGGCGTCGATGACTACGCCCACCGCCGCTACCTGGACCTGGCGGGCCATGACCTCATCCAGCCGTCACTGGTTGGAATCCACAGTCTGGGATTGCAGCGCCCGGAGCTGGACCGGATGGCCGGCAGTGGCGCCAAGGTCGTGTGGTCCCCCTTCAGCAACCTCTTGCTGTATGGGCAGACCTTGCAGGTGTCGGACCTGCTCGGCGCGGGCGTGACGTTCTCGCTCGGCTGTGATTGGTCCCCCACCGGCAGCAAGAACCTCCTCCAGGAGCTGAAGGTCGCCCGCCACGAAGCGGCGCGACAGGGCGCGTCCCTGTCCTCACGGGCCCTGGTGCGCTCGGTGACGGCGGACGCCGCCCGGGTCGCGGGCTGGCAGACCCAGGTGGGCACCCTGCGCGCCAACGCCCTCGCGGACCTGCTGGTCATCGCGGGCACCGGCGGCGACCCCTACGACACGTTGATCTCCGCCACGGAGAAGCAGGTGCGCCTCGTCACCGTGGATGGCGTTGCCCGCTTCGGAGACCGCGCGCTGATGGAGCCGCTCGCCTTCGACCCGACCCATCCCTCCGAGACCTGGACCGTCGACGGCGCCGAGAAGGCCTTCTACCTGTGGGCGGAGGACTCCCCCCTCAACGACCTGGGCTTCGAAGCGGCGCGCGCCCTCCTCGAAGAGGCCATGGCGGACCTGCCGGACTTCCAGCGGCGGATGGAGCTCGCGGAGCGCGAAGGCGTGGGCCCCGCGCCCTTCACGCTCGTGCTCGACAATGAGCCGCAGGACGTCTTCGCCACCGGGCCCGAGTCCTCCGCGTTCGTCACCGACGTCCACCGCGTCGCCGGACGCATCACGCTCGACGCCCCCACCGTGGGCGGGCCGGACTACTGGGAGCTGCTGGCCGCACAGAACAACCTGGATGACACACTCAAACAACAACTGCGGCAGGACTATGCGTGA
- a CDS encoding aldehyde dehydrogenase family protein, whose amino-acid sequence MLAERYPYYLANRPRQPNAELAVTDKYSGEVVTRVAVADAAAVEEAIAAAVRAAEPMRKLAPYARQQVLEHCVRRFQERAEEFALALCIEAGKPLRDARAEVVRLIETFKAAAEEAVRGGGEVLNLEVSQRTAGYRGFTQRVPVGPCSFITPFNFPLNLVAHKVAPAIAAGCPFVLKPSDRTPVSALLMAEVLAETALPEGAFSVLPTCLEDVGPFIEDDRLKLLSFTGSEKVGWDLKARAGRKKVVLELGGNAACVVDADQAERLDFVAERIAQGAFFQAGQSCISVQRVLAHESLYDALRERIVARARALRAGNPRDESTTLGPLIDEPAARRLEGWIQEAVARGARVLTGGGRRGALLEATVLEGVPEDAALCAEEAFGPVVLLQPFRDFDQALRRVNASRYGLQAGLFTQDLSRAMRAWDELEVGGVVVGDVPSFRVDTMPYGGVKGSGLGREGVRYAIEDMTELRLLVLRQSHAPSSS is encoded by the coding sequence ATGCTGGCTGAGCGCTACCCGTACTATCTGGCCAACCGCCCGAGGCAGCCCAACGCGGAGCTGGCCGTCACCGACAAATATTCGGGAGAGGTCGTCACGCGCGTCGCCGTCGCCGACGCGGCCGCCGTGGAGGAGGCCATCGCCGCGGCGGTGCGCGCGGCAGAGCCCATGCGCAAGCTGGCGCCCTACGCGCGGCAGCAGGTGCTGGAGCACTGCGTGCGCCGCTTCCAGGAGCGCGCGGAGGAGTTCGCGCTCGCGCTCTGCATCGAGGCGGGCAAGCCGCTGCGCGACGCGCGGGCGGAGGTCGTCCGGCTCATCGAGACCTTCAAGGCGGCGGCGGAGGAGGCGGTGCGCGGCGGTGGCGAGGTCCTCAACCTGGAGGTGTCACAGCGCACGGCGGGCTACCGGGGCTTCACGCAGCGCGTGCCGGTGGGGCCGTGCTCGTTCATCACGCCGTTCAACTTCCCGCTCAACCTGGTGGCGCACAAGGTGGCGCCCGCCATCGCCGCGGGCTGCCCCTTCGTGCTCAAGCCGTCGGACCGCACGCCGGTGAGCGCGCTGCTCATGGCGGAGGTGCTCGCGGAGACGGCCCTGCCGGAAGGCGCCTTCTCGGTGCTGCCCACGTGCCTGGAGGACGTGGGCCCCTTCATCGAGGACGACCGGTTGAAGCTGTTGTCGTTCACCGGCTCGGAGAAGGTGGGCTGGGACCTGAAGGCCCGCGCCGGCCGCAAGAAGGTAGTGCTGGAGCTGGGCGGCAACGCCGCCTGCGTGGTGGACGCGGACCAGGCGGAGCGCCTGGACTTCGTCGCGGAGCGCATCGCCCAGGGCGCCTTCTTCCAGGCGGGGCAGAGCTGCATCTCGGTGCAGCGCGTGCTCGCGCACGAGTCGCTGTACGACGCCCTGCGGGAGCGGATTGTTGCGAGGGCGCGGGCCCTGCGCGCGGGTAATCCAAGGGACGAGTCCACCACGCTCGGACCGCTGATTGACGAGCCCGCGGCGCGGCGGCTGGAGGGATGGATTCAAGAGGCCGTGGCGCGCGGAGCCCGGGTGCTGACCGGAGGCGGGCGGCGCGGCGCGCTGCTGGAGGCCACGGTGCTGGAGGGCGTCCCCGAGGACGCGGCGCTGTGCGCGGAGGAGGCCTTCGGTCCCGTGGTGCTGCTCCAGCCGTTCCGCGACTTCGACCAGGCGCTGCGCCGGGTGAACGCCAGCCGGTACGGCCTCCAGGCGGGCCTCTTCACGCAGGACCTGTCACGCGCGATGCGGGCCTGGGACGAGCTGGAGGTGGGCGGGGTCGTCGTCGGTGATGTGCCCAGCTTCCGGGTGGACACCATGCCCTACGGCGGCGTGAAGGGCTCCGGGCTGGGCCGCGAGGGCGTAAGGTACGCCATCGAGGACATGACGGAACTCCGGTTGCTCGTGCTTCGCCAGAGTCATGCTCCCTCTTCCTCTTGA